In the Candidatus Rhodoblastus alkanivorans genome, one interval contains:
- a CDS encoding DUF3108 domain-containing protein yields MKGFVSRSLALFGATLAAAAPAGGTAMSETMHANYRVSLIGVPIGVAVANAYVAQSHYKVALNVRLTGVAAWIASLRMALASSGSYQDGELSPSGYATIASNSRETRTLRMAMSERAVRQIQYSPPWYDENNPDRVPLTEASKHNIIDPLSAFIMPAPAGESAVGPAACNRRVPVFDGYTRFDIALSYVEVKEISTRGYSGPVTVCAARYIPIAGHKPDNKSTQFMANNKDMNIWLAPVPHMPLVVPYRVSLMTMAGTAVIEASELRFAP; encoded by the coding sequence ATGAAAGGTTTCGTTTCCCGCAGCCTCGCCCTTTTCGGCGCGACGCTTGCGGCCGCAGCGCCGGCCGGCGGGACGGCCATGTCCGAGACCATGCACGCGAATTATCGCGTCTCGCTGATCGGCGTGCCGATCGGCGTCGCCGTCGCCAACGCTTACGTTGCGCAGAGCCATTACAAGGTCGCCCTCAATGTGCGGCTCACCGGCGTCGCCGCGTGGATCGCCAGCCTGCGCATGGCGCTGGCTTCCTCGGGCAGCTATCAGGATGGCGAATTGTCCCCCTCGGGCTACGCCACCATCGCCTCCAATTCGCGCGAGACCCGCACCCTGCGCATGGCGATGAGCGAACGCGCCGTGCGCCAGATTCAATATTCGCCGCCCTGGTACGACGAAAACAATCCCGACCGGGTGCCGCTGACCGAAGCGAGCAAGCACAATATCATTGACCCGCTCTCGGCCTTCATCATGCCGGCGCCGGCAGGCGAAAGCGCCGTCGGCCCGGCCGCCTGCAACCGCCGCGTTCCCGTGTTCGACGGCTATACCCGCTTCGACATCGCCCTCTCCTATGTCGAGGTGAAGGAAATCAGCACGCGCGGCTATTCCGGGCCCGTGACGGTCTGCGCCGCGCGCTATATCCCGATCGCCGGCCACAAGCCGGACAACAAGTCGACCCAGTTCATGGCTAACAACAAGGACATGAACATCTGGCTCGCGCCCGTTCCCCATATGCCGCTGGTTGTTCCCTATCGCGTCTCGCTGATGACCATGGCCGGGACCGCGGTCATCGAAGCCTCGGAGCTGCGCTTCGCGCCCTGA
- a CDS encoding acetyl-CoA carboxylase carboxyltransferase subunit alpha has product MAAYLDFEKSVAELESKVEDLRALSERQDSPPIGEELTKLEAKAAKALADLYAGLTPWQKTQVARHPQRPHCLDYIRELIEDFTPLAGDRKFAEDEAMVAGLGRFRGQPVALLGQEKGSDTTTRIKHNFGMVKPEGYRKAARIMELAERFDLPVLSFVDTAGAFPGVEAEERGQAEAIARATEAALILGTPNVALVIGEGGSGGALGIAACNNVLMMEHAIYTVASPEASASILWRDSQRAQDAATSMKITAQDLLKFGIIDGIVGEPVGGAHRNPAAAIRAGGDAMEKALALFAGLPAEKIRSLREEKFLAIGRKA; this is encoded by the coding sequence ATGGCCGCCTATCTCGATTTCGAAAAGTCCGTCGCCGAACTGGAATCCAAGGTCGAGGACCTGCGCGCCCTGTCGGAGCGCCAGGATTCCCCGCCGATCGGCGAAGAGCTGACAAAGCTGGAGGCCAAGGCCGCCAAGGCTCTCGCCGACCTCTACGCCGGCCTCACCCCGTGGCAGAAGACCCAGGTCGCGCGCCATCCGCAGCGGCCCCATTGCCTCGATTACATCCGCGAACTGATCGAGGATTTCACCCCGCTTGCCGGCGACCGTAAATTCGCCGAGGACGAGGCGATGGTCGCCGGGCTCGGACGTTTCCGGGGACAGCCGGTCGCTCTCCTCGGACAGGAGAAGGGCTCGGACACCACGACGCGGATCAAGCACAATTTCGGCATGGTCAAGCCGGAAGGCTATCGCAAGGCGGCGCGGATCATGGAGCTCGCCGAACGCTTCGACCTTCCCGTCCTCTCTTTTGTGGACACGGCCGGCGCCTTCCCCGGCGTCGAGGCGGAAGAGCGCGGCCAGGCCGAGGCGATCGCGCGCGCCACCGAGGCCGCGCTCATTCTCGGGACGCCCAATGTCGCCCTGGTGATCGGCGAGGGCGGTTCGGGCGGCGCGCTGGGAATCGCCGCCTGCAACAATGTGCTGATGATGGAGCACGCCATCTATACCGTCGCTTCGCCCGAAGCCTCGGCCTCGATCCTGTGGCGCGATTCCCAGCGCGCCCAGGATGCCGCGACCTCCATGAAGATCACGGCCCAAGATTTGCTTAAATTCGGCATTATCGACGGCATCGTGGGCGAGCCTGTCGGCGGCGCCCACCGCAATCCCGCGGCCGCCATTCGCGCCGGCGGCGACGCGATGGAAAAGGCTCTGGCTCTTTTCGCCGGCCTGCCGGCGGAGAAGATCCGCTCTCTGCGCGAGGAAAAATTCCTCGCCATCGGCCGGAAGGCTTGA
- a CDS encoding L,D-transpeptidase family protein yields the protein MTSLFNSGKAARRLVFAGAALGLAAVVSGCSETHESRASQPLSRQMLALMQEKGVTPSSPMLIRAFKKESEFEVWKMRPDGTYVLLKTFPICRWSGQLGPKRREGDRQSPEGFYSITPAMMNPNSAYYLSFNVGYPNAYDRAHGATGSAVMVHGICSSAGCFAMTDAQIADIYALARQSFAGGQRAIQMQAYPFHMTARNLAKYRLDPNMPFWKELEKGDDHFEATKRDVAVAVCNKHYMFGAHVAPGEAIDASAPCPPLKYDATVETKVAALERSENGEVLNFVAEGERAVRLVYKDGAQNPVFARRVAEVSRPEALVPPIEVVLNDPRSRVEARIRKASIKRDQLLVAEGQARSAVFGKASAVSTKAEAAPDLAAPAARRPAPVSTLDRLSAIAGAF from the coding sequence ATGACAAGCCTTTTCAATTCCGGCAAAGCCGCGCGCCGACTGGTTTTCGCAGGCGCGGCCCTCGGCCTCGCGGCCGTCGTTTCCGGATGCAGCGAAACCCATGAAAGCCGCGCCTCCCAGCCTCTTTCGCGCCAGATGCTGGCCCTGATGCAGGAGAAGGGCGTCACGCCCTCCTCGCCCATGCTGATCCGCGCCTTCAAGAAGGAATCGGAATTCGAGGTCTGGAAGATGCGGCCGGACGGAACCTATGTCCTGCTGAAAACCTTCCCGATCTGCCGCTGGTCCGGCCAGCTCGGCCCCAAGCGCCGCGAGGGCGACCGCCAGTCGCCGGAGGGATTCTATTCAATCACCCCGGCGATGATGAACCCAAATTCGGCCTATTATCTCTCTTTCAACGTCGGCTATCCCAACGCCTACGACCGCGCCCATGGCGCGACCGGCAGCGCCGTCATGGTTCATGGCATCTGCTCGTCGGCGGGCTGTTTCGCGATGACCGACGCCCAGATCGCCGACATTTACGCCCTGGCGCGCCAATCCTTCGCCGGCGGCCAGCGCGCGATTCAGATGCAAGCCTATCCCTTCCACATGACCGCGCGGAATCTCGCCAAATATCGGCTCGATCCCAATATGCCGTTCTGGAAGGAGCTGGAGAAGGGCGACGACCATTTCGAGGCGACCAAACGCGACGTCGCGGTCGCCGTCTGCAACAAGCATTATATGTTCGGCGCCCATGTCGCGCCCGGCGAGGCGATCGACGCCAGCGCCCCCTGCCCGCCGCTGAAATATGACGCCACGGTCGAAACAAAGGTCGCGGCGCTCGAGCGCAGCGAAAACGGCGAGGTGCTGAACTTCGTCGCCGAGGGCGAGCGCGCCGTGCGCCTCGTCTATAAGGACGGCGCCCAGAACCCGGTCTTCGCCCGTCGGGTCGCCGAGGTCAGCCGGCCCGAGGCCCTGGTGCCGCCGATCGAGGTGGTGCTCAACGACCCCCGCAGTCGTGTCGAGGCCAGGATCCGCAAGGCCTCCATCAAGCGCGATCAGCTGCTGGTCGCCGAAGGGCAGGCCAGGAGCGCCGTTTTCGGCAAGGCGAGCGCGGTTTCGACCAAGGCTGAGGCCGCGCCCGACCTCGCCGCTCCGGCGGCCCGGCGCCCGGCGCCGGTCTCGACGCTGGACCGGCTTTCGGCCATCGCCGGAGCGTTCTGA
- the groES gene encoding co-chaperone GroES yields MAFRPLHDRVVVKRLDSEEKTKGGIIIPDTAKEKPQEGEIVAVGPGARDEAGKLVPLDVKAGDRVLFGKWSGTEVKIDGEDLLIMKESDILGVVA; encoded by the coding sequence ATGGCCTTCCGTCCCCTCCATGACCGCGTCGTCGTCAAGCGTCTCGACAGCGAAGAAAAAACCAAGGGCGGCATCATCATTCCCGACACCGCCAAGGAAAAGCCCCAAGAGGGCGAAATCGTCGCCGTCGGCCCCGGCGCCCGCGACGAAGCCGGCAAGCTCGTCCCGCTCGACGTCAAGGCGGGCGACCGCGTGCTGTTCGGCAAGTGGTCCGGCACTGAAGTCAAGATCGACGGCGAAGACCTGTTGATCATGAAGGAATCCGACATTCTCGGCGTGGTCGCCTGA
- a CDS encoding L,D-transpeptidase produces MKPHFFSSAAVCGLALCLAPPAPAQAGNLGGGFIEFLVTGGKMAPRAVQPRVMAYARPTTYAPSGVLVNHVPSSDMQASLSPVQPSREVSPEFTRREIDYPAGHKVGSIVIDTPNHYLYLVTTPGHAIRYGIGVGRPGFTWSGYKTITRKAEWPGWTPPADMLKRRPDLPRHMDGGPDNPLGARALYLGSSMYRIHGTNQPWTIGQNVSSGCIRMMNDDVIDLYNRVHVGAPVDVL; encoded by the coding sequence GTGAAGCCGCATTTTTTTTCAAGCGCCGCCGTCTGCGGCCTCGCCCTTTGTCTTGCGCCGCCGGCGCCGGCTCAGGCCGGAAACCTCGGCGGCGGTTTTATTGAATTTCTCGTCACTGGCGGCAAGATGGCGCCGCGCGCGGTCCAGCCCCGAGTCATGGCCTATGCCCGGCCGACCACTTACGCCCCTTCGGGCGTGCTGGTGAACCATGTCCCGTCAAGCGACATGCAGGCGTCGCTTTCGCCGGTCCAGCCGAGCCGCGAAGTTTCCCCCGAATTCACCCGCCGCGAGATCGATTATCCCGCCGGTCACAAGGTCGGCTCGATCGTCATCGACACGCCGAACCATTATCTTTATCTCGTCACCACCCCGGGGCACGCCATTCGCTATGGCATCGGGGTCGGGCGCCCCGGATTCACGTGGTCCGGATACAAGACCATCACCCGCAAGGCGGAATGGCCGGGCTGGACGCCGCCGGCCGACATGCTCAAGCGCCGGCCCGATCTGCCTCGCCATATGGACGGGGGGCCGGACAATCCGCTCGGCGCCCGCGCGCTCTATCTCGGCTCATCGATGTATCGCATCCACGGCACCAATCAGCCCTGGACGATCGGCCAGAACGTCTCCTCCGGCTGCATAAGGATGATGAACGACGACGTCATCGACCTCTATAACCGGGTCCATGTCGGCGCGCCGGTAGACGTGCTGTAA
- the rpmB gene encoding 50S ribosomal protein L28 — MSRRCELTGKAVQTGNLVSHSNHKTRTRFLPNLVNVSLISDSLKRSVRLRVAAAALRSVEHRGGLDAFLLKARDAELSAGALKLKREIAKKAAEVQATA; from the coding sequence ATGTCCCGCCGTTGCGAATTGACCGGCAAGGCCGTCCAGACGGGCAATCTCGTCAGCCACTCCAACCACAAGACCCGCACGCGGTTCCTGCCGAACCTCGTCAATGTCTCGCTGATCTCGGATTCGCTCAAGCGTTCGGTGCGCCTGCGCGTCGCCGCCGCCGCCCTGCGCTCGGTCGAGCATCGCGGCGGCCTCGACGCTTTCCTGCTCAAGGCCCGCGACGCCGAGCTGTCGGCCGGCGCCTTGAAGCTCAAGCGCGAAATCGCCAAAAAAGCTGCGGAAGTTCAGGCGACCGCCTGA
- a CDS encoding lipopolysaccharide biosynthesis protein — protein MSVVLTFLVNTIFNLIVGLIVARFLGPEEYGKFALAVAVMTFGQTLAFEWIRQSAVRFYSERTRREAPKIRATLDAAFSWGAVLFAPVALAFAFLGPQFALPRDLFALASAASIANGLFDYQTALVRARFDDRLYIRVIVTKNLLAMVVTTGAAWATGSAKAALVGGMTSLLGSLLIWRSALGDRGVRLKRSDPQLARHYAGYAAPIVAAVVLYQLIPLANRDLAAQLFGFAETGRFALAYDLGQRAVMAIGSALDVLLFQIAVRAHDIHGVETAKGQVARNIAIVFAVLAPACVGIWIVLPSIEVLIVPQAFRGPFAHFLGLMLPGLFSIGMAQFAINAIFQIARKTLPMIAAALAACIADPLFILVLPRGSDASSLALAQSLAFAVGLVVLIGFAQANAPQWPRVRDLALTLVACAGMAALAGPMRSLRPGLLLMLTQMFFAGSFYVLIVASFDVAGLRSAFVEKIAPLIARLSRKGGIFKIFLPLRLG, from the coding sequence ATGAGCGTCGTCCTGACGTTTTTGGTCAATACGATCTTCAATCTGATCGTCGGGCTGATCGTCGCCAGATTCCTCGGGCCGGAGGAATATGGCAAGTTCGCGCTGGCCGTCGCGGTGATGACCTTCGGCCAGACGCTCGCTTTCGAATGGATAAGGCAGAGCGCCGTCCGCTTCTATTCCGAGCGGACCCGGCGCGAGGCGCCGAAAATCCGCGCCACGCTCGACGCGGCCTTCTCCTGGGGCGCTGTGCTCTTCGCCCCTGTCGCGCTGGCATTCGCCTTTCTCGGGCCCCAATTCGCTTTGCCGCGCGACCTTTTCGCCCTGGCCAGCGCCGCCTCGATCGCCAATGGCCTGTTCGACTACCAGACCGCCTTGGTGCGCGCCCGTTTTGACGACCGGCTCTACATTCGGGTGATCGTGACCAAGAATCTGCTGGCCATGGTCGTGACGACCGGCGCAGCCTGGGCGACCGGCTCGGCCAAGGCCGCGCTCGTCGGCGGCATGACCAGCCTGCTCGGCTCGCTGCTGATCTGGCGCTCGGCGCTCGGCGATCGGGGCGTCAGGCTGAAGCGATCCGACCCCCAGCTCGCGCGCCATTACGCCGGCTATGCCGCGCCGATTGTCGCCGCGGTGGTGCTGTACCAGCTCATTCCGCTCGCCAATCGCGATCTCGCCGCCCAGCTTTTCGGCTTCGCCGAGACCGGGCGCTTCGCGCTCGCCTATGATCTCGGCCAGCGCGCGGTCATGGCGATCGGCTCCGCGCTCGACGTTCTGCTGTTCCAGATCGCGGTGCGCGCCCATGACATCCATGGCGTCGAGACCGCGAAAGGCCAGGTCGCGCGCAATATCGCCATTGTCTTCGCCGTCCTCGCGCCCGCCTGCGTCGGCATCTGGATCGTCCTGCCCTCGATCGAGGTTCTGATCGTGCCGCAGGCCTTTCGCGGCCCCTTCGCCCATTTCCTCGGCCTGATGCTGCCCGGCCTGTTCTCCATCGGCATGGCGCAATTCGCGATCAACGCCATTTTCCAGATCGCCCGCAAGACCCTGCCGATGATCGCCGCCGCTCTCGCCGCCTGTATCGCCGATCCATTGTTCATCCTGGTCCTGCCGCGCGGAAGCGACGCCTCGAGTCTCGCGCTCGCGCAAAGCCTCGCTTTCGCCGTTGGTCTCGTCGTACTGATCGGCTTCGCCCAGGCCAACGCCCCGCAATGGCCGCGCGTTCGCGACCTCGCTTTGACTCTCGTCGCCTGCGCCGGCATGGCGGCGCTCGCCGGCCCGATGCGTTCTCTGCGCCCCGGCCTGCTCCTGATGCTGACCCAGATGTTTTTCGCCGGCTCGTTCTATGTCCTGATCGTCGCCTCGTTCGACGTCGCCGGATTGCGCAGCGCTTTCGTCGAAAAAATCGCGCCGCTGATCGCGCGCCTGAGCCGCAAGGGCGGCATCTTCAAGATTTTTTTACCATTACGACTTGGATAA
- a CDS encoding integration host factor subunit alpha, whose product MDAPRNKNRIVGQAEPPLVPEASPRKAATGKTTTRVELLDAVYTACPSLSRAQARELFEMTLDEIVGALLSGDAVKLRAFGAFNVRSKRERIGRNPRNGVEATINARRVLTFKASPTLIARVNGWTAPFGEED is encoded by the coding sequence ATGGACGCACCGCGAAACAAGAACAGGATCGTCGGACAGGCGGAGCCGCCGCTCGTCCCCGAGGCGTCGCCGAGAAAGGCCGCCACGGGCAAGACAACAACTCGCGTCGAATTGCTCGACGCGGTTTACACCGCCTGCCCGTCGCTATCGCGGGCGCAGGCGCGCGAGCTTTTCGAAATGACGCTCGACGAAATCGTCGGCGCGCTATTGAGCGGCGATGCGGTCAAGCTGCGCGCCTTCGGCGCCTTCAACGTCCGCTCGAAGCGCGAGCGCATCGGCCGCAATCCGCGCAATGGCGTCGAGGCGACAATCAACGCCCGCCGCGTGCTGACCTTCAAGGCGTCGCCGACCCTGATCGCCCGGGTCAATGGCTGGACCGCTCCTTTTGGGGAGGAGGACTGA
- the serA gene encoding phosphoglycerate dehydrogenase produces MAPRVLISDALSPAAIAIFKERGVEVDFQPALGKDKDRLAAIIGDYDGLAIRSATKVTAGILENAARLRVIGRAGIGVDNVDIPAATARGIIVMNTPFGNSITTAEHAIAMMFALAREIPAADASTQAGKWEKNRFMGVEITGKTLGIVGCGNIGAIVAERALGLKMRVVAYDPFLSPERAMTLGVEKVELDELLARADFITLHTPLTAQTKNILSAENIARARKGVRIINCARGGLVDEAALRAALDSGHVAGAAFDVFVEEPAVRNPLFGHPHVVCTPHLGAATAEAQENVALQVAEQMSDYLTRGAISNAINFPSITAEEAPRLKPFIALAERLGSFAGQLNEAGVRKLVITYEGHVGELKTKALTAAALAGFLRPMLSEVNVVSAPVVAKERGMVIDEVTRAAEGDYDSLISLSVETEGGAFALSGAVFNDAKPRIVEIAGIRAEAEFSPSMIYVSNEDKPGFIGRFATVLGEAGVNIATFALGRDAEGGSAIALVGVDGGVPETVFAHIHALPGVKRVKALKF; encoded by the coding sequence ATGGCGCCTCGTGTGCTCATTTCGGACGCCTTGTCGCCCGCCGCAATCGCCATTTTCAAGGAGCGCGGCGTCGAGGTCGATTTCCAGCCGGCGCTCGGCAAGGACAAGGACAGGCTCGCCGCGATCATCGGCGATTACGACGGCCTCGCGATCCGCTCGGCGACGAAGGTCACGGCCGGAATTCTGGAAAACGCCGCCAGATTGCGGGTGATCGGCCGCGCCGGCATCGGCGTGGACAATGTCGATATTCCCGCCGCCACGGCGCGCGGGATCATCGTCATGAACACCCCGTTCGGCAATTCCATCACCACCGCCGAACACGCCATCGCCATGATGTTCGCTCTGGCCCGCGAAATCCCCGCCGCCGACGCCTCGACCCAGGCCGGCAAATGGGAAAAGAACCGTTTCATGGGCGTCGAGATCACCGGCAAGACGCTCGGGATCGTCGGCTGCGGCAATATCGGGGCGATCGTCGCCGAAAGGGCGCTGGGCCTCAAAATGCGGGTCGTCGCCTACGACCCCTTCCTGTCGCCGGAACGGGCCATGACTCTCGGTGTGGAGAAGGTCGAACTGGACGAATTGCTCGCCCGCGCCGATTTCATCACCTTGCACACGCCCCTCACCGCCCAGACCAAAAACATCCTTTCGGCCGAAAACATCGCGAGGGCCAGAAAGGGCGTGCGGATCATCAATTGCGCGCGCGGCGGGCTGGTGGACGAGGCGGCGTTGCGCGCGGCGCTCGATTCGGGCCATGTCGCCGGCGCCGCCTTCGACGTTTTCGTGGAAGAGCCGGCGGTGAGAAATCCCCTGTTCGGCCATCCGCACGTCGTCTGCACGCCGCATCTCGGGGCCGCAACCGCCGAGGCGCAGGAAAATGTCGCTTTGCAGGTCGCCGAGCAGATGTCCGACTATCTGACCCGAGGCGCGATTTCGAACGCGATCAATTTCCCCTCCATTACAGCCGAAGAGGCGCCGCGGCTGAAGCCTTTCATTGCGCTGGCCGAAAGACTCGGCTCCTTCGCCGGACAATTGAACGAGGCCGGCGTGCGCAAGCTCGTCATCACTTATGAGGGCCATGTCGGCGAGCTCAAGACCAAGGCTTTGACGGCGGCGGCCCTCGCCGGTTTTCTGCGCCCGATGCTCAGCGAGGTGAATGTGGTTTCGGCGCCCGTGGTCGCCAAGGAGCGCGGCATGGTGATCGACGAGGTGACCCGGGCGGCGGAAGGCGATTACGACTCCTTGATTTCGCTGAGCGTGGAGACGGAGGGCGGCGCCTTCGCGCTTTCTGGCGCGGTCTTCAACGACGCCAAGCCTCGCATCGTCGAGATTGCCGGAATAAGGGCGGAAGCCGAATTCTCGCCCTCGATGATCTATGTCTCCAACGAGGACAAGCCGGGCTTCATCGGGCGCTTCGCCACCGTTCTGGGCGAAGCGGGCGTCAATATCGCGACTTTCGCGCTCGGCCGCGATGCGGAGGGCGGCTCGGCGATCGCGCTGGTCGGCGTCGACGGCGGGGTTCCCGAAACGGTCTTCGCCCATATTCACGCCCTGCCGGGGGTGAAACGGGTCAAGGCGCTGAAATTCTGA
- the groL gene encoding chaperonin GroEL (60 kDa chaperone family; promotes refolding of misfolded polypeptides especially under stressful conditions; forms two stacked rings of heptamers to form a barrel-shaped 14mer; ends can be capped by GroES; misfolded proteins enter the barrel where they are refolded when GroES binds): protein MAAKEVRFSTDARDRLLRGVDILANAVKVTLGPKGRNVVIEKSFGAPRITKDGVTVAKEIELADKFENLGAQLVREVASKQNDIAGDGTTTATVLAASIVKEGAKAVAAGLNPMDLKRGIDLAVEAIVADLKKNSKKVTSNDEIAQVGTISANGDTFIGQEIAKAMQKVGNEGVITVEEAKSLETETDIVEGMQFDRGYLSPYFVTNAEKMIAELDDPYILIHEKKLSTLQPLLPVLEAVVQTGKPLLIVSEDVEGEALATLVVNKLRGGLKIAAVKAPGFGDRRKAMLEDIAILTAGTVISEDVGIKLENVTLAMLGRAKKVRLDKEHTTIVDGMGEKADIEARIAQIKAQIEETTSDYDREKLQERLAKLAGGVAIIRVGGATEVEVKEKKDRVEDALNATRAAVEEGVSPGGGVALLRAIAALDAVVTANSDQKTGVQIVRKAIQAPARQIVDNAGADGAVVVGKLLEATEYAYGFDAQTGEYVDMVKKGIIDPTKVVRTAIQDAASIAGLIVTTEATITEAPKKETAPAMPPGGGMGGMDF from the coding sequence ATGGCCGCCAAAGAAGTCCGTTTTTCCACCGACGCCCGCGACCGCTTGCTGCGCGGCGTTGACATCCTCGCCAACGCCGTCAAGGTCACGCTGGGTCCCAAGGGCCGCAATGTCGTGATCGAGAAGTCCTTCGGCGCCCCGCGCATCACCAAGGACGGCGTCACCGTCGCCAAGGAGATCGAACTCGCCGACAAGTTCGAAAACCTCGGCGCCCAGCTCGTCCGCGAAGTCGCTTCCAAGCAGAACGACATCGCCGGCGACGGCACCACCACCGCCACCGTTCTCGCCGCCTCCATCGTCAAGGAAGGCGCCAAGGCGGTCGCCGCCGGCCTCAATCCGATGGATCTGAAGCGCGGCATCGATCTTGCGGTCGAGGCCATTGTCGCCGACCTCAAGAAGAACTCCAAGAAGGTCACCTCCAACGACGAAATCGCCCAGGTCGGCACGATTTCGGCCAATGGCGACACCTTCATCGGCCAGGAAATCGCCAAGGCGATGCAGAAGGTCGGCAATGAAGGCGTGATTACGGTCGAAGAGGCCAAGAGCCTCGAAACCGAGACCGACATCGTCGAGGGCATGCAGTTCGACCGCGGCTATCTCTCGCCCTATTTCGTCACCAACGCCGAGAAGATGATCGCCGAACTCGACGATCCCTATATCCTCATCCACGAGAAGAAGCTCTCGACCCTCCAGCCTCTGCTGCCGGTTCTCGAAGCCGTCGTCCAGACCGGCAAGCCGCTGCTGATCGTCTCGGAAGACGTCGAAGGCGAGGCGCTCGCCACCCTGGTCGTCAACAAGCTGCGCGGCGGCCTCAAGATCGCCGCCGTCAAGGCGCCGGGCTTCGGCGACCGCCGCAAGGCCATGCTTGAGGACATCGCCATCCTCACCGCCGGCACGGTCATTTCCGAAGACGTCGGCATCAAGCTCGAGAACGTCACCCTTGCGATGCTGGGTCGCGCCAAGAAGGTGCGCCTCGACAAGGAGCACACCACGATCGTCGACGGCATGGGCGAAAAGGCCGACATCGAGGCCCGCATCGCCCAGATCAAGGCGCAGATCGAGGAGACCACCTCGGACTATGATCGCGAGAAGCTTCAGGAGCGCCTGGCCAAGCTCGCGGGCGGCGTCGCCATCATCCGCGTCGGCGGCGCGACCGAAGTCGAGGTGAAGGAAAAGAAGGACCGCGTCGAAGACGCCCTCAACGCCACCCGCGCGGCGGTCGAGGAAGGCGTCTCGCCGGGCGGCGGCGTCGCCCTGCTGCGCGCGATCGCGGCTCTGGACGCCGTGGTGACCGCCAATAGTGACCAGAAGACCGGCGTGCAGATCGTCCGCAAGGCGATCCAGGCCCCGGCGCGCCAGATCGTCGACAATGCCGGCGCCGATGGCGCGGTCGTGGTCGGCAAGCTGCTCGAAGCCACCGAATACGCCTATGGCTTCGACGCCCAGACCGGCGAATATGTCGACATGGTCAAAAAGGGCATCATCGACCCGACCAAGGTCGTGCGCACCGCTATCCAGGATGCAGCCTCCATCGCCGGCCTGATCGTCACCACCGAGGCGACGATCACCGAGGCGCCCAAGAAGGAAACCGCTCCCGCCATGCCCCCGGGCGGCGGCATGGGCGGCATGGACTTCTGA